The following are encoded together in the Paludisphaera mucosa genome:
- a CDS encoding phytase: MPTARARLLPKALVLLGLAGAANGDDVVTLTPAARVQTEPVPAEGDAADDPAIWIHPDDPARSLVLGTDKKGGLHAYTLDGRTRQVVSVGCRPNNVDVLYGFPLAGRTVDLALASVGKGGDSSGVKAWTIDSADGALAEIGDGPTFRTFDGGDPYGICTYRSPRDGANYVFVTDRDGAVEQYKLAPSSGHSGPLEATRVRAFRVGSQAEGIVADRERARVYIAEEDVGIWEYGAEPTDGDGRRAVARVGEHGLTADVEGLALYRAPGGAGYILASSQGSSTVNVYERSGDHAYVATIDPTAGTTDDVAHTDGLDVVNERTSPHFPRGLLVLQDGENEGRQNFKLFAWDDVAGPRLIVDTTPSAR, from the coding sequence ATGCCGACCGCCCGCGCCCGACTCCTCCCCAAGGCCCTCGTCCTGCTCGGGCTGGCCGGGGCCGCCAACGGCGACGACGTCGTCACGCTGACCCCGGCCGCGAGGGTCCAGACCGAGCCCGTCCCCGCCGAGGGGGACGCGGCCGACGACCCGGCGATCTGGATCCACCCCGACGACCCGGCCCGCAGCCTCGTCCTCGGCACCGACAAGAAGGGGGGGCTGCACGCCTACACCCTCGACGGCCGCACCCGACAGGTCGTGTCGGTGGGATGCCGGCCGAACAACGTGGACGTCCTCTACGGCTTCCCGCTCGCCGGCCGGACGGTCGACCTGGCGCTCGCCAGCGTGGGCAAGGGGGGCGACTCGTCCGGGGTGAAGGCCTGGACGATCGACTCGGCGGACGGCGCGCTCGCCGAGATCGGCGACGGCCCCACCTTCCGGACGTTCGACGGCGGCGACCCCTACGGCATCTGCACCTATCGCAGCCCGCGCGACGGGGCGAACTACGTCTTCGTGACCGACCGCGACGGCGCGGTGGAACAGTACAAGCTCGCCCCCTCGTCCGGCCACTCCGGGCCGCTCGAAGCGACCCGCGTCCGGGCCTTCCGCGTGGGCTCGCAGGCCGAGGGGATCGTCGCCGACCGCGAGCGAGCACGGGTCTACATCGCCGAGGAAGACGTCGGAATCTGGGAGTACGGGGCCGAGCCGACCGACGGCGACGGCCGCCGCGCCGTGGCGCGCGTCGGCGAGCACGGCTTGACGGCCGACGTCGAGGGGCTGGCCCTCTATCGCGCCCCCGGCGGCGCGGGCTACATCCTCGCCTCCAGCCAGGGGAGCAGCACCGTCAACGTCTACGAGCGCTCGGGCGACCACGCCTACGTGGCGACCATCGACCCGACGGCCGGGACGACCGACGACGTCGCCCACACCGACGGCCTCGACGTCGTCAACGAGCGCACCTCGCCCCACTTCCCCCGCGGCCTCCTCGTCCTCCAGGACGGCGAGAACGAGGGCCGCCAGAACTTCAAGCTCTTCGCCTGGGACGACGTCGCCGGCCCCCGCCTGATCGTCGACACGACCCCCTCGGCCCGTTAG